TGGATATGTGCTGGTTAGGaagaccccccctcccccaagccTCACTGGACACCACTACTATCGTTAGTCTACCACCCTTACATGTTATTTCAGGTCCCAAACTCACTTAACTATAAACCGTtttgccacacacactagaacgAGGACGAGCTAAATTAAATCTCTGTTAAAATGATGGCCCTGCTGCTGTAAGCCACTGCCCTACGTGTGTTAGCCACATTGCTACACGTTCAACTAGTCCCACGGCGCGCGCGTGTTAGCCGGTTAGCTCGCGACGCCGCGCGACGTTCCCTCCAGTTTCTGACAGCGAGGACCGTTGACGAGCGCGAGGCGACTGgctagctaagctaagctaactagccaagctaactagctaagctaagctaaggcAGCTAAACAGCAATGCTAACATAACTTGGGGTTAGGCGGTACCGTGCGGGTACTTGTTTCAAGGCTTGGGGCAATAAAATACGCGTTCCAGTCCAGCCGTTTGGCAGTCTTACCTCGCTTTCCACAACGTCGTGGTACGCCGGCGGAGGGTCAAAGCCCCCGGTGCCGGTCCTCCCGCTATTTTCACCGTCTCCACTAGGCCCAGAACCCGGGGCAGGGCCGCTCTCCATCGGCTCGTATCCATAGCCGAGTCCGGGGCTTTCGTTCGTGAGGAAAGCGACAGCCTCGTTTATGTCGTTTTTGGCCAGACGGAGGGCTTTTCGGATGGCGACGGGGTCTGGGAAGCCCATACATAGGAGCGTCGTCATGTGTTGCTCCTCCTCAGTCTCCATGGTCGAAGTGTCTCGGTTCCTCGGGCTTCAGTAAGGAGGCACACGGCACAGACTCCTGGCTGTGCGTGCCGCCATGTTTACACTCGGTGGTATCCTGTCACGATGGAGTCCCATCATCAAAGCCGGAGAGCTCCGACCTGCGAGAAAGCCCCAGTTGTGTGAAATTTGCTACCGTAATAAATGTCAATGCCTTTTAAAATAATGTCTTTAAACCTGtattttcaatatttcattttaaaagGGACAGTTAGTAAATTCAATTAAATGTGTATCGGCGAGTGTCAGCATAGTGAGATACATGCTGAAGCAATATAAGCTTAAGgttattttacatttaacacGAAATATTATATAGCAATTTTGCTAATTGCGGGCAGAGCTGTTTATGCaacattaataaatatttatttttcatctTAGGATGAAAAATCATCATATTTTAACGTTACATGCCATTAAAAATATGCACGCGATGACAAGAGgagttttattttgaaaatgccCCACCTCACCTCAACTTGTATTGCTAACTATTCGTGGCTTCACTTAGTCTGCCTCGAAAACGTGACACTAATCCACACGTATTTTCAGTCATTaatattttactaatttctAGTTATCAAAATCCGTGACAATACATGTCTGAACCTCAaattggttagggttagtaaaTGTAAATTATTTTAAAGGTATATGATGCAGAGTGTATGAACCACAGCAGTTCGCAACAATAACGTctacaaaaactaaaaagaaaaaaaaaacgaaacgaTATAGAGGCCGCTAAATTACAGAATATATTGTGAATTGTGAAACGACTTTATGATATAAGGGTGTGGCGGCAAAAAAGTAGTGACAAATCACGTGAAACAGAGTCACGTGACAGCCAGGGAGCCAAAATGGCCGCGACAGGGGAGGAGGCAGCTGCGATGGACAGTGGTGGTCGCGTTCCTGCGCCTCCGACAGTCTTACCTCTGAGGAGTGATGCTGAACAAAAAGATGTGGGTCACGACGGTCCAAATGAAAATACAGGGCCTGTACCGAAAAGGCCCGCCAATAACAGTGAGTTCTTGACGTTAGCGTGTAGGCTAACTAGCAGCAAGCTAAGTGACTGGTTTCCTCATATGTTAACTATGCTAACTAACTAATTAGCTAGCTTGTCATTAGTTTGCGTTTTCTACAGGATCATGTGGCCTTTGGGTGAAGCTTGGATACCgaataataaaatgtttttatgcTCTTATATTTGCCAGAAAACATTGGCTCATTTGCAGGAGGCTTATGAGTAGTCTTGTAGTAGTATCAAGATTTCTGATAATTGGCACCTTAAGTGATACTTGTTTCAGTGTATGCATTACAGTGAGGTTGTTCAAGCTCAATCTTTATAGAGTATTTCATCCTTTGGTGGGTGTCTTTTGCAGATGATGGCTGTGTGGAAACGGCAGAAGAGGCCACCGAGCCTGCACAGCCTGACATCAATGAACTATGCAGAGACATGTTTGATAAAATGGCAGTATTCCTTCAAGGAGAACTCACAGGTGCCTAGAAATGCCACAAGTGGCATTTGTTGATCTAAACACACAATCAACAGACAactttgtcaaataaaatacaCTGCACAACCTGAAAGACTAATTATTATTTTGCGCTTAATGCAATTTACATCTGGCTTCCCTTTCCTTTATTTTATCAGATTGAAACATGCAGTTCTAGGTTTGTTTTTTGCGTTCTTGCAACAAAGCAATATTGTTTATATGTAACAAAAactcttttaaaatttttttattaGCCACATGTGAGGACTATAAACTTCTGGAGAACATGAACAAACTAACCAGTCTGAAGTACATGGAGATGAAGGACATATCCATTAACATCAGTCGCAACTTACAAGATCTTAATCAGAAATGTAAGTCAGCTGGTCGGAATAGAAcacgtgtccacacacacacacacacacatagagagagaTAAAAAATTGTAGAAAGTACACTGTTTCCAGAGTAACTTTTTCTTTGGAAATGTTCTTTACTTTTCTACAATTTAATATCTTTACGTATCTTACCcaagtacactgcagttactaaAAGGCATGAGTTTAACCTCgttattacacacatatttgtgATGTTTTATTGCGTGTTCATCATCCAGGCTACATCTGTATAAAGTGTGACGGTGTTTTGCAGATGCAAGCTTGCAGCCGTATCTAGACCAGATCAGTCAGATCGAGGAGCAGGTCACTGCACTGGAACAGGCAGCGTACAAACTGGACACGTACTCCAAAAAACTGGGTGAGTCATACGTCTTTTATCTGAAGAGCTCGGAAAGTGCCTATTAATTTAGATGGTTTACATACAAATATGTGGATTGCACATGTATAGGTAACTCTTTTCTTCAGCCCAGAGTTAGTTACATTAGGAACTGGAAACATCAGTGTATTGCCTTAAGTAATGCTAACAAAGCCATCAACAATGATACTGGACCATTGTCTAGCTGCTGCGTGAACGTAGATCACAAAATCTGCCTCGGTGCCTTGGCTTGGTAATGTAAACTTGTGCTGTACAGTAACTTGGGGAACGTTAACTGTTCCACTAGATGGTGCACTCAGACCAAGTATTGCCCTCTGGGTATTCTCAACATGTGACTTCAGATTGTAAATTAATACTGGCTAGAAGTCCTTCTGTTTGAACAGACTCATATAATCATATTTTCACTCGCTTAAAGATTATAGGTAAATTTGCAATGTGCAGATCTTATTGTGACTATAACTGGAAACACTTTCTGTTGTCTCTCTCTAAAGTGCAGTATGGCACTGATTTGCCCTGAGTGAAGTGTGCCTGcatctttttgtttttccttACAGAGGCCAAGTTTAAGAAACTGGAGAAGCgatgaggtgtgtctgtgtgtgtgtgtgtgtgtgtggtacggtAGTCTTAGGAAGAGCTTCAGAAGCCATCGGCCCAGTCTACTTCAGCAGGCTCCATGAAATGCCAAACCACTTCTGGGGTTTGGATACACacattttgtattattattatggttccACGTTTCTGCTTTTCTAGGAGTTTGTGGGAAAGCTCTAAGGCAGTGCAGCGTCTGTACTGGTCCACATTAAAGCTCAGACGGTACGGTCTAACGTTTCTGCTGAGGACTCCACATCTCTGAGTGCAGGAGCCCTACGACTGACCGCCTGAAGGAGTCCAGCTGTGCTGGATGGGCCTTCATGAATCGCAGAGCTGTGATGGTACAGCACCATGCTCAGCCAGTATGTGTGCAGTAACCTAATAAAGCATGCTGATGCGCCCCCTAGTGTCCGATTTAATATTTAACATTTTGCTAAATGGAGTGGATTTCTGTAAAATAGCAACTAATATTGTACATTTATGGCTAGTAATGCAAACGTTTCTCTAATTGTCTTTGAACTgcttgttgttttttatttaatgaGATGCACTTATGTAATGTTTGAAAATTTTGGATAGCAACATGAAGGTTTGGTTATGGTGGctataaatgtttaaaatagcacCCATTGATTGTGGTTTCCCTTGCACTCCACATTCGACCACCAGGTGGCACACTAAGCCTACActgctttctccatctctctctctcaacattTTACCTTGTTTTGACTGGTAGCTATGTACTAGGATTCAGCTCCATGTATGGCAAGGGGCTTCTCTGCTGCCAGACGGTCAGATGCATGGCGTGTTAAAGCTCCGTCGTCCGCACCACAAAAGCTGTGCTAACATCCATCTCAAAAAGCCTGATGGCTTGCGTAATAGTTGAGACTGTTGCAATACTACAAATCCAGATCGGAATCATAAAAAACCTAAACACTGTCAGACTCTTGAGTGTTTGAGCAATGATGGAAAACTTGCCAGAGTGGACTGTATGAAATCGATAttttcagaaagaaaaaaaacttgcATAAAAAGGCCAATATATACATGTGTTTGTGAACACATTATGATGGTAGCTATAGACAAAAAGCAATCAAAATCATATCTAAATGCCTTATCAAGCAGAACCAGCACCCGTACATCCATCACTGAAATCCATCACAGCAGGTCCAAGTAGCCTCAAACCCATGTTTAATTGGCTAATATGGGGCCAATATGGAAACAGTGTCCTATGCAAGCAGGTGAGGGGCAAGAGTCTCTCTTCTGTCCTGTGGTGTTTCTCAGAAGCTTGTCACTGAGTG
The window above is part of the Brachyhypopomus gauderio isolate BG-103 chromosome 9, BGAUD_0.2, whole genome shotgun sequence genome. Proteins encoded here:
- the bloc1s2 gene encoding biogenesis of lysosome-related organelles complex 1 subunit 2 isoform X1 encodes the protein MAATGEEAAAMDSGGRVPAPPTVLPLRSDAEQKDVGHDGPNENTGPVPKRPANNNDGCVETAEEATEPAQPDINELCRDMFDKMAVFLQGELTATCEDYKLLENMNKLTSLKYMEMKDISINISRNLQDLNQKYASLQPYLDQISQIEEQVTALEQAAYKLDTYSKKLGVCGKALRQCSVCTGPH
- the bloc1s2 gene encoding biogenesis of lysosome-related organelles complex 1 subunit 2 isoform X2; translated protein: MAATGEEAAAMDSGGRVPAPPTVLPLRSDAEQKDVGHDGPNENTGPVPKRPANNNDGCVETAEEATEPAQPDINELCRDMFDKMAVFLQGELTATCEDYKLLENMNKLTSLKYMEMKDISINISRNLQDLNQKYASLQPYLDQISQIEEQVTALEQAAYKLDTYSKKLEAKFKKLEKR
- the bloc1s2 gene encoding biogenesis of lysosome-related organelles complex 1 subunit 2 isoform X3 codes for the protein MAATGEEAAAMDSGGRVPAPPTVLPLRSDAEQKDVGHDGPNENTGPVPKRPANNNDGCVETAEEATEPAQPDINELCRDMFDKMAVFLQGELTATCEDYKLLENMNKLTSLKYMEMKDISINISRNLQDLNQKYASLQPYLDQISQIEEQVTALEQAAYKLDTYSKKLEMAA